TCGGATCGCACTGAGTGTGCGTCCCGCTAAAGGCGTCGCAGTACAAGGCAGGCATCCACTCCGCCGAAACCAAATGAATTGGTGAGCACCGTATCGATCTTCGCGGCACGTCCATGGTTCGGCACGTAGTCGAGCGGCGCGCAATTGGTCTCTTCGAAATGGAGCGTGGGTGGCAGCCACCCATGCTCCATGGCCAGGAGACAGATGGCGAACTCCATGGCGCCAGCGGCACCGAGAGCATGACCGGTGTAGGCTTTCGTGCCGGAGACTGGTGGTGCGTCCTTGCCGAAGACAGCCGCGATCTGCGCGGCTTCGTTCACATCATTTTGCGGCGTGCTGCTGGCGTGCGCATTTACGTAGTGCACGTCCTGCGGTTGTACACCGGCATCGTCCAGTGCCATCCGCATGACTCGGCGCAGAGGCTCGCCATCGGGGCGGGGGATGGTCATGTGATGGGCTTCACTTACCAGACTGTAGCCGGCAAGCTCGGCATAGATGCGAGCCCCGCGGGCCTGGGCATGCGCCAGACTTTCCACCACGAAGGTGGCTGCGCCTTCACCCATCACGAATCCATCGCGTGAACGATCAAAAGGCCGGCATGAATGGCTGGAGGGTTCCCCCTGCCAGCGGCTCATGGTGTGCACGAGGTCAAAGGCGGTGTACGTCAGCGGGCTCAGTGGTGACTCAGAGGCACCGGAGATGACCACATCAGCCAGACCCTCGCGAATGAGGCGCAGAGCTTCTCCCAGGGCCACGTTGCCACTGGCACAGCTGTTCGAATGCGTGGTGGAGGGACCTTGCAATCCATAGTGGATGCCGATGTTGCTGTGCGTGGAGCCGCCGTAGATCTGCAGCGCCAGCGCACGCGGCACGGTCTTTACTCCCTCATCGAGAAACTTGGCGTGATGCGCCTCCGCATCGGCTATGCCTCCCAAGGCGCTGCCAAAGCTCACGCCGATGCGCGGATGCAGATGGCCGTGCTCCAGTGAGAGACCTGCATCCTCCAGGGCAAGCTGCGTGCTCACCATGGCGAATTGTGTGCAGCGATCCCAGCGCTTTGTGAGATGCGTGGGAAACCAATGGTCTACGTCGAAGTCCGGCACTTCGGCGGCACATTGGGCCTTGGTGCCGGTCGCTTCGAACCGCGTGAGCCTGCCAATGCCGCTCTGCTCCGCCTGCAGGCCTGCCCACAGGCCAGCTTTTCCGGTGCCGACCGCCGTGACCGGTCCCATGCCGGTGATCACAGCGCGGCGCGACGGAGATTTCTGTGCAGATGTGTTTGCCGGCACGGACTCAGCCTTTGAATACGAAAAACTTCCGCGCCACGAAATTGATGAATGCAGCGACGACGGCGTTGGTGAAGATGGCCACATTCGTGGGAATGCCAAACCGGTGGATCAACCAGGGACCCGCGATCTGGCTGATCACGAAGCAGGCAAAATTGACGAGCGTGAAGTAGAAAAACTCGATCCAGGGATGGTGCCGGCCCCGCTTGAAGACCAGCAGCACGTTCATGTAGTACACGAAGACGTTGGTCGTGAAGAAAGCGATGGTGTTGTTGTAGAGCAGGTGCTTCGCGCGCAGTTCATCCGTGATCAAGGTGCCGTTCACGATCATACCCTCGTAGGCGGGGATGACGTACTTGGAGAGGAGCACCACCTGGGCCACGGACACCACGGTGGCCATCACGCCGCAAAACCCATAGACGGAGAACTGCACCAACCAGGGGACATCCTGCTTCCGGATGCGTGCCCACATCTCTTTGGGACTGTTCAGCCAGAAAAAGTCAAAGAAGTCCCGGATGGCGGAGCCAAGAGATGAAATCATGTGGGGGAGAAATGCTCGAATGGGGCGGGCAAGGGAGCAGTACTTGGCGAAAAAGCAACGGGCAGACAGGACACATTGAAACGTGGCCACCGGAAGAACGTAGTCCGCGGAGCCTCCGCGGTCCGGAAGGTCCCCAGCCTCCATGACTTGGTCTGCCCCAGCGACCCTCCCCTCATGGGGTGTCGCCGCACGTCCGCTCCTGCCCGCCGAACGCTAGGCGGACTACTTTCTTACTCCCCAAACTTCTCCTTCCACTGCGCCAGACGCTCCCGCACATGGGACCGGCGCTGGGTGGGGCTCAGTTCCCATACAAGAGGTATCCCCTTGGGGATGAGCGGGATGAGCTTGTCAAAGTCCACGCCGCCCGTGCTGAGCGGTACCCGGTGGTCCTTGGCAGGCCAGTCGACATCGTGCACATGGCAACCGAGCAGTCGTGGGGCGATTTCCGAGAGGAACTCTGCATGGTCCAGCAGGCCCAGATTTGCCTGACGCTGCACATGCCCGAAGTCGTGCCAGAAGCCAATCCACGGGCTCTCGCGGTACTGGTCCACCAGTTGCAGCATCTCTTGGGCGGAGGGCACCTGCTCGAAATGGCTGCGTGTCTCGATGCCCAGCGCCACGCGGTACTGCTCACAAAGGGGCAGGAGCTGGTCGATGGCATGGCGGGCGCGGTCGAAGTAGACCTGCGCGTGTTTTGCCCGTCGCGCGACGAGTTCCAGCTTCACCTTCGTATACTCACGCGAGTAGATTTTCCCCTCGAGGGTGAGGGCCTCCAGCTTGTCGGTGAGCGGGCTGATGGGCACGCTGCCGAGGTGCAGCACCACGCGCTGCGCTCCGAGCCTCGCAGCCGTCTCCATGGTCTGCTCGGTGAGGTTCAGCGCGCGGACGCGTTCTTCTTCCTTGTTCGAAGTAAACTCAAACGCATCCGGCGCATCCATCATGACCTCCACCGGAGGCGGGCAGAAATTGTGCACGCTGGAGATCTTGATACCGCTCTCCGTCACCACCTGGATAATGCCCGGCAAATGCGAGACCTTCAGCCCGTGGCTCAGCTCGATGTACTTGAAGCCTAGTGACTTCGCTTCATGCGCGATGTGCTTTCCGTCTTCATGACGGTGACTGTTCCAGCAGGAGGAAAGGGAAAGCATGAATGGGGGACGGGGCTTTGGGGGAGTGGGAGTTACAGGATGCTCAGGGGAGGGGAGTGGGCAAGGATGGATGAGGGGAATGTTGGAAGAATGGAGTATTGGAATGGTGGAATGATGGATGGCGGTGGCCTGTAGCCTACGAAAAGGGAGCATTCCTCAGTCTCAGTCTCCGAAGTTCCTCTGCGTCTCCGCGTCTCTGTGTTGAATCCAATGCACGTGCCACCTCCCATCGGGTCCTGAACCAACCCCTGCACCTCGCCAACACTTCCCTCACGCATCCGGTATCAGCATCTCCGCAATCCGGTCCGACACCGCCTTGCCCTCCCGCGTGAGCCGCACCTTTCCATTTTCCACCACCAGCAATCCCTCGTTACGCAGCACCTCGAGTTCTCCCTTCTGCGAAGACACCACGCGCTCCTCAGCCATGCCTTCCACCAGCCGGAGTTCCAGCGCGATGCGCTCAATCAACCACGCGCGCTCGTCCAACTCCTCAGACTCCACCGCCGGCAGGCGACCTTCCTTCACGAGGCTGATGTAGCGTGTGGTGTCCGCTACATTCGTCCACCGCACTCGCTGATGCGTGCTGGCGGCGGAGGGGCCAAGCCCAAGGTAGTCCGCGCCACGCCAGTACGCCTGATTGTGAATCGAGCGCTTGCCCGGCTTCGCATAATTCGAGATTTCGTAGTGCTCAAACCCTGCCGCCCCCAGCAGGTCCATGGTAGAATGGAAGTGATCCGCATCGCGATCCACGTCCGTGTCCAGCATGCCGCTCTTCAGCTTGTTCAGGAACTCGGTGTCCTCCTCATACGTCAGGTTGTAGCACGAGACATGGTCGGATTGCAGCGCGATGGTCTGTCGCAACCCTTCCTCCCACACCGCCAGGCTCTGCCCTGGGATGGAAAACATGAGGTCCACATTCACCGCCGGGATTTCCGCGTGACGCAGGATGGCGTAGGTCTCTTGTGCCTCGTCCGGGGCGTGGTCGCGGCCCAGAAGTTTCAGCGTCGGCTCATCCCAGGCCTGCACGCCGAGGCTGATGCGGGTGACGCCAAGGTCGCGCAGCAGTCGCGCCTTGCTGGCGCCCACCGTCTTCGGATTCGCCTCCATGCCAAACTCCTCCAGCCCCGAGCAGTCCAGGCGCTCCCGCAGACCGGTCAGTAGCGTGGCGAGGTGAGTCTCACTCAGCGCCGTGGGCGTGCCCCCGCCGAAGTAAATGGTCTTGGGCCGAATCTCCAGCCTCTGCTGGTGCATCTCC
The Roseimicrobium gellanilyticum DNA segment above includes these coding regions:
- the hemW gene encoding radical SAM family heme chaperone HemW gives rise to the protein MSPLHHLYLHIPFCHRVCPYCSFYKHTPGGTDMGAFVQAVLRELEMHQQRLEIRPKTIYFGGGTPTALSETHLATLLTGLRERLDCSGLEEFGMEANPKTVGASKARLLRDLGVTRISLGVQAWDEPTLKLLGRDHAPDEAQETYAILRHAEIPAVNVDLMFSIPGQSLAVWEEGLRQTIALQSDHVSCYNLTYEEDTEFLNKLKSGMLDTDVDRDADHFHSTMDLLGAAGFEHYEISNYAKPGKRSIHNQAYWRGADYLGLGPSAASTHQRVRWTNVADTTRYISLVKEGRLPAVESEELDERAWLIERIALELRLVEGMAEERVVSSQKGELEVLRNEGLLVVENGKVRLTREGKAVSDRIAEMLIPDA
- a CDS encoding beta-ketoacyl-[acyl-carrier-protein] synthase family protein: MPANTSAQKSPSRRAVITGMGPVTAVGTGKAGLWAGLQAEQSGIGRLTRFEATGTKAQCAAEVPDFDVDHWFPTHLTKRWDRCTQFAMVSTQLALEDAGLSLEHGHLHPRIGVSFGSALGGIADAEAHHAKFLDEGVKTVPRALALQIYGGSTHSNIGIHYGLQGPSTTHSNSCASGNVALGEALRLIREGLADVVISGASESPLSPLTYTAFDLVHTMSRWQGEPSSHSCRPFDRSRDGFVMGEGAATFVVESLAHAQARGARIYAELAGYSLVSEAHHMTIPRPDGEPLRRVMRMALDDAGVQPQDVHYVNAHASSTPQNDVNEAAQIAAVFGKDAPPVSGTKAYTGHALGAAGAMEFAICLLAMEHGWLPPTLHFEETNCAPLDYVPNHGRAAKIDTVLTNSFGFGGVDACLVLRRL
- a CDS encoding GtrA family protein — encoded protein: MISSLGSAIRDFFDFFWLNSPKEMWARIRKQDVPWLVQFSVYGFCGVMATVVSVAQVVLLSKYVIPAYEGMIVNGTLITDELRAKHLLYNNTIAFFTTNVFVYYMNVLLVFKRGRHHPWIEFFYFTLVNFACFVISQIAGPWLIHRFGIPTNVAIFTNAVVAAFINFVARKFFVFKG
- a CDS encoding sugar phosphate isomerase/epimerase family protein, whose protein sequence is MLSLSSCWNSHRHEDGKHIAHEAKSLGFKYIELSHGLKVSHLPGIIQVVTESGIKISSVHNFCPPPVEVMMDAPDAFEFTSNKEEERVRALNLTEQTMETAARLGAQRVVLHLGSVPISPLTDKLEALTLEGKIYSREYTKVKLELVARRAKHAQVYFDRARHAIDQLLPLCEQYRVALGIETRSHFEQVPSAQEMLQLVDQYRESPWIGFWHDFGHVQRQANLGLLDHAEFLSEIAPRLLGCHVHDVDWPAKDHRVPLSTGGVDFDKLIPLIPKGIPLVWELSPTQRRSHVRERLAQWKEKFGE